A region of Streptomyces sp. NBC_01750 DNA encodes the following proteins:
- a CDS encoding alpha/beta fold hydrolase: MTFVQVGGVPHHVVVEGSGPVCVLSAGLAMSWFDWDPVVPLLAPHRTVVRFDRPGHGLSGPAAVPPSAAGEAHRIAGILDALVLDGPGQDGPATVVGHSIAGFHAEAFARLHPARTAAVVLVDSSVEEDARVPAAPALRTAAARTLGTVLSAAGVPAALGPLTRRATVRLSRTGGGDPAPAALVRRCYATSRVLQGALLENTHYRAVAAELLALRGRHALPDVPVTVLAATDNATAGGARWVERQRALAQRLGARFEAVGPAGHLMMLDRPDAVARAVLDGYGPRVRDLCRSNG; encoded by the coding sequence GTGACCTTTGTACAGGTGGGAGGCGTGCCGCACCATGTGGTCGTCGAAGGCAGCGGCCCGGTCTGCGTACTGAGCGCGGGTCTCGCGATGAGCTGGTTCGACTGGGACCCGGTCGTGCCGCTGCTCGCACCGCACCGCACCGTCGTCCGTTTCGACCGGCCCGGACACGGGCTGAGCGGCCCGGCCGCCGTGCCGCCGTCCGCCGCCGGTGAGGCTCATCGCATCGCGGGCATCCTTGACGCGCTCGTCCTGGACGGGCCCGGTCAGGACGGACCCGCCACGGTCGTGGGGCACTCGATCGCAGGGTTCCACGCCGAGGCTTTTGCCCGCCTCCACCCCGCCCGTACCGCGGCCGTTGTCCTCGTCGACTCCAGTGTCGAGGAGGACGCGCGCGTGCCGGCCGCGCCCGCGCTGCGCACCGCCGCAGCCCGTACGCTCGGCACCGTGCTCAGCGCCGCCGGAGTGCCCGCGGCCCTCGGACCGCTGACCCGCCGCGCCACGGTCCGCCTCTCCCGCACCGGCGGTGGCGACCCGGCCCCCGCCGCTCTCGTACGCCGCTGCTACGCCACCTCCCGGGTGCTGCAAGGCGCTCTGCTGGAGAACACGCACTACCGAGCCGTGGCCGCCGAACTCCTCGCCCTGCGCGGGCGCCACGCCCTGCCGGACGTCCCGGTCACCGTCCTCGCCGCGACGGACAACGCGACGGCCGGTGGGGCGCGCTGGGTGGAGCGGCAGCGCGCACTGGCCCAGCGGCTCGGTGCCCGCTTCGAGGCGGTCGGACCGGCGGGCCATCTGATGATGCTGGACCGCCCGGACGCGGTGGCCCGGGCCGTACTGGACGGTTACGGTCCGCGTGTACGCGACCTCTGCAGGTCGAACGGGTGA
- a CDS encoding UDP binding domain-containing protein, which produces MCGIAGLAGPDAQWHQTTVKAMGTAQHYRGPDGTTHAASSDGRAVLAMNTLLIVDPLAHPGPYLDRTTGVLLAFNGEIYNYQQQAAAWGIELGEKETDAHLVLKAWTKLGPSCLDGLDGMFALAVYDPRGGKLFLTRDRLGEKPLYWRLDGGRLTFASEVTTLTGYGQAPLIVRPEMLAIETPVGVDTPFQGIQLLAPATLLTFDVVTGSLDQHTWWQLENRLPFAGEVLGHDPRIGRRGMRPGLGFGGGCLPKDIRGFIAQAVALGAEAATGILREADAVNTRRREAMIDLAREQLGGDLMGKRITVWGAAFKPNTDDIRDSPALAVAQKLHELGATVTVTDPKALDNARKLHPELDYVEDPIAAVQDADLLLHLTEWAEFGHIDPHRLAHRPTQPLVIDGRGALNPDTWRQAGWTYRALGRP; this is translated from the coding sequence ATGTGCGGAATCGCAGGACTGGCTGGACCGGACGCTCAGTGGCACCAGACGACGGTGAAGGCCATGGGCACCGCCCAGCACTACCGCGGACCGGACGGCACCACGCACGCCGCGTCCAGCGACGGGCGGGCGGTGCTGGCCATGAACACGCTGCTGATCGTCGACCCGCTCGCCCATCCCGGCCCTTACCTCGACCGCACCACGGGAGTGCTGCTGGCCTTCAACGGCGAGATCTACAACTACCAGCAGCAGGCCGCCGCCTGGGGCATCGAACTCGGCGAGAAAGAGACCGACGCCCACCTGGTCCTCAAGGCATGGACGAAGCTCGGGCCGTCCTGCCTGGACGGGCTGGACGGCATGTTCGCCCTCGCGGTCTACGACCCACGCGGCGGCAAGCTGTTCCTGACCCGCGACCGGCTCGGTGAGAAGCCGCTCTACTGGCGCCTGGACGGCGGCCGGCTCACGTTCGCCTCCGAGGTCACCACCCTGACCGGATACGGCCAGGCGCCACTGATCGTCCGCCCGGAGATGCTGGCGATCGAGACCCCCGTCGGCGTCGACACCCCGTTCCAGGGCATCCAGCTGCTGGCCCCCGCCACCCTGCTGACCTTCGACGTCGTGACAGGCTCGCTCGACCAGCACACCTGGTGGCAGCTGGAGAACCGGCTGCCGTTCGCCGGCGAGGTCCTCGGGCACGACCCCCGGATCGGCCGGCGTGGCATGCGCCCCGGCCTCGGGTTCGGCGGCGGCTGCCTGCCCAAGGACATCCGCGGTTTCATCGCCCAGGCCGTGGCCCTCGGCGCCGAAGCAGCCACCGGCATCCTCCGCGAAGCCGACGCGGTCAACACCCGCCGCCGCGAGGCCATGATTGACCTCGCCCGCGAACAGCTCGGCGGCGACCTCATGGGCAAGCGGATCACCGTCTGGGGCGCCGCCTTCAAACCCAACACCGACGACATCCGCGACTCGCCCGCCCTCGCCGTCGCCCAGAAACTCCACGAACTCGGCGCCACCGTCACCGTCACCGACCCCAAGGCCTTGGACAACGCCCGCAAACTCCATCCCGAACTCGACTACGTCGAGGACCCGATCGCCGCCGTCCAGGACGCCGACCTGCTGCTGCACCTGACCGAATGGGCAGAGTTCGGTCACATCGACCCGCACCGCCTCGCCCACCGCCCGACTCAGCCCCTGGTCATCGACGGCCGCGGCGCCCTCAACCCCGACACCTGGCGCCAGGCCGGTTGGACCTACCGGGCCCTCGGCCGCCCCTGA
- a CDS encoding NUDIX hydrolase, with the protein MDTQAPRTHTRKAYTDADGGRWCEVYLDTYRLPSGTEAVRHRIRVGGSRPGVVVLARRGDDVLMVRQWRPAIGRWAWELPRGFGETDPVSDALRELVEEAGLAASAAAVVAYLDVDSGMLESEVAVVEVTVPADAPLHPDAAGGGEVADARWWSPDDIAKAIRAGELRDGFTLAAFGAFSATRG; encoded by the coding sequence ATGGACACCCAGGCGCCGCGCACGCACACCCGCAAGGCCTACACCGACGCTGATGGCGGGCGGTGGTGCGAGGTGTACCTCGACACCTACCGCTTGCCGTCCGGCACCGAGGCCGTCCGGCACCGCATCCGCGTCGGCGGCAGCCGTCCGGGAGTCGTGGTGCTGGCCCGACGAGGTGACGACGTACTGATGGTCCGCCAGTGGCGACCCGCCATCGGCCGGTGGGCCTGGGAACTGCCGCGCGGCTTCGGCGAGACCGATCCCGTCTCGGACGCGCTGCGCGAACTGGTCGAGGAAGCGGGACTGGCGGCGTCCGCAGCGGCTGTAGTGGCGTACCTGGACGTCGACTCCGGCATGCTGGAGAGCGAGGTTGCCGTCGTCGAGGTCACTGTTCCTGCCGACGCCCCGCTGCACCCCGACGCGGCCGGCGGCGGCGAGGTCGCCGACGCGCGGTGGTGGAGCCCGGACGACATCGCGAAGGCGATCCGCGCGGGAGAGCTGCGGGACGGCTTCACGCTCGCCGCGTTCGGCGCGTTCAGCGCGACCCGGGGCTAG
- the glnA gene encoding type I glutamate--ammonia ligase produces the protein MDKQQEFVLRTLEERDIRFVRLWFTDVLGFLKSVAVAPAELEQAFDEGIGFDGSAIEGFARVYESDMIAKPDPSTFQILPWRAEAPGTARMFCDILMPDGSPSFADPRYVLKRILAKTSDLGFTFYTHPEIEFFLLKNKPLDGTRPTPADNSGYFDHTPQNVGMDFRRQAITMLESMGISVEFSHHEGAPGQQEIDLRYADALSTADNIMTFRLVMKQVALEQGVQATFMPKPFSEYPGSGMHTHLSLFEGDRNAFYESGSEYQLSKVGRSFIAGLLKHAAEISAVTNQWVNSYKRIWGGSARSAGAGGEAPSYICWGHNNRSALIRVPMYKPGKTGSARVEVRSIDSGANPYLTYAVLLAAGLKGIEEGYELPAGADDDVWALSDAERRAMGIEPLPQNLGEAITLMERSELVAETLGEHVFDFFLRNKKQEWEEYRSEVTAFELRKNLPVL, from the coding sequence ATGGATAAGCAGCAGGAATTCGTGCTCCGTACGCTCGAGGAGCGCGACATTCGCTTCGTGCGCCTGTGGTTCACCGATGTGCTCGGCTTCCTGAAGTCGGTCGCGGTGGCTCCCGCCGAGCTCGAGCAGGCCTTTGACGAGGGCATCGGCTTCGACGGCTCCGCGATCGAGGGTTTCGCGCGGGTCTACGAGTCCGACATGATCGCCAAGCCGGATCCGAGCACCTTCCAGATCCTGCCGTGGCGCGCCGAGGCCCCCGGCACGGCGCGGATGTTCTGCGACATCCTGATGCCGGACGGCTCCCCGTCCTTCGCCGACCCCCGCTACGTACTGAAACGCATCCTCGCCAAGACCTCCGACCTGGGCTTCACCTTCTACACCCACCCGGAGATCGAGTTCTTCCTGCTGAAGAACAAGCCGCTCGACGGCACCCGCCCCACCCCCGCCGACAACTCCGGCTACTTCGACCACACCCCGCAGAACGTGGGCATGGACTTCCGCCGGCAGGCGATCACCATGCTCGAGTCCATGGGCATCTCGGTGGAGTTCAGCCACCACGAGGGCGCGCCGGGCCAGCAGGAGATCGACCTGCGGTACGCGGACGCGCTGTCCACCGCGGACAACATCATGACCTTCCGCCTGGTCATGAAGCAGGTCGCGCTGGAGCAGGGCGTGCAGGCGACCTTCATGCCGAAGCCGTTCAGCGAGTACCCGGGCTCGGGCATGCACACCCACCTCTCGCTCTTCGAGGGCGACCGGAACGCTTTCTACGAGTCCGGCTCGGAGTACCAGCTCTCCAAGGTCGGCCGCTCCTTCATCGCGGGCCTGCTCAAGCACGCGGCGGAGATCTCGGCCGTGACCAACCAGTGGGTGAATTCCTACAAGCGCATCTGGGGCGGCTCGGCCCGCAGCGCCGGCGCGGGCGGCGAGGCCCCTTCGTACATCTGCTGGGGCCACAACAACCGCTCGGCGCTGATCCGCGTCCCGATGTACAAGCCGGGCAAGACCGGCTCGGCCCGGGTGGAGGTCCGCTCGATCGACTCGGGCGCGAACCCCTATCTGACGTACGCGGTCCTGCTGGCTGCGGGCCTCAAGGGCATCGAGGAGGGCTACGAACTCCCGGCCGGCGCGGACGACGACGTGTGGGCGCTCTCCGACGCGGAGCGCCGGGCGATGGGCATCGAGCCGCTGCCGCAGAACCTCGGCGAGGCGATCACGCTGATGGAGCGCAGCGAGCTGGTCGCCGAGACGCTGGGCGAGCATGTTTTCGACTTCTTCCTGCGCAACAAGAAGCAGGAGTGGGAGGAGTACCGCTCCGAGGTCACGGCCTTCGAGCTGCGCAAGAACCTGCCGGTGCTGTAG
- a CDS encoding DUF3105 domain-containing protein — MASRNSDRRTRIEEMRRAEQARERRNRIITISVSAVVVAGLVGFGVFALNKESDKKEQKVAEAKSPITGEKSWDAKKLGRTHVTKTVTYPMKPPVGGDHNQVWMNCNGDVYKEAIPDMNAVHSLEHGAVWVTYNDKAPAADVTKLGEKVKKTPYTLMSPVKDQSGAIMLSAWGKQVTVDSADDPRVNKFFTKYVQGAQTPEPGAACTNGLGAK, encoded by the coding sequence ATGGCTTCCCGCAACAGCGACCGCCGGACCCGGATAGAAGAGATGCGCCGCGCCGAGCAGGCCCGCGAGCGCCGTAACCGCATCATCACGATCAGCGTCAGCGCTGTCGTCGTCGCCGGTCTCGTCGGCTTCGGCGTCTTCGCGCTCAACAAGGAGTCGGACAAGAAGGAGCAGAAGGTCGCCGAGGCCAAGTCTCCGATCACCGGTGAGAAGTCCTGGGACGCCAAGAAGCTCGGCCGCACCCATGTCACCAAGACGGTCACCTACCCGATGAAGCCGCCGGTCGGCGGCGACCACAACCAGGTGTGGATGAACTGCAACGGTGACGTCTACAAGGAGGCGATCCCGGACATGAACGCCGTGCACTCGCTGGAGCACGGCGCGGTCTGGGTGACGTACAACGACAAGGCTCCCGCGGCCGATGTGACCAAGCTCGGCGAGAAGGTCAAGAAGACCCCTTACACGCTGATGAGCCCGGTCAAGGACCAGTCCGGTGCGATCATGCTCAGCGCCTGGGGCAAGCAGGTCACCGTGGACAGCGCCGACGACCCGCGCGTGAACAAGTTCTTCACCAAGTACGTCCAGGGCGCGCAGACGCCCGAGCCGGGCGCGGCGTGCACCAACGGTCTGGGCGCCAAGTGA
- a CDS encoding sporulation protein, whose translation MASSVRRTRPPNTDLARLIEASGASHKSLALRVNQLAHQAGTETDYSHTSVANWCRRGMIPKPPVPRLLAQAIGERLGRPVNLAEIGMGEAETIDASVGLDFSRDPADAVRVATSFWSSVNRRDFLKETGSGFAVSAFTLPVTRWLVSPADETADHRGGQQVGRSDLDELREAADHARHWDSKYGGGNWKSSSVTDCLEHRAAPLLQGTFSDDVGRELFSVTAELSRLAGWTAFDVGQHDAAQRHFIQALRLARAGGDVQLGCYVLTTMAMQSLMRGFSSEAVDMAQGAFERAKGQAAPRVLAFTKLIEARAHARENDPRAASRALAASEDLLVRAKADSGDEPGWIDFYHHARLSADAAEVFRDLKNPKAALAWNKQAVAMPTGVFTRSVGMRLAIVGTAHLQARDLDHGLELGNRSVDILARVQSSRAKDYVREFNAALAPWRREPAVCEFVHRTRSELGVAA comes from the coding sequence GTGGCATCGAGCGTCCGTCGGACCCGTCCGCCCAATACGGACCTGGCCCGGCTGATCGAAGCCTCTGGCGCAAGCCACAAGTCCCTGGCTCTGCGCGTGAACCAGCTCGCCCACCAGGCCGGGACAGAGACCGACTACTCGCATACGTCCGTGGCGAACTGGTGCCGGCGCGGGATGATCCCGAAGCCGCCGGTGCCCCGGCTGCTGGCCCAGGCGATCGGGGAACGGCTGGGGCGGCCCGTCAATCTCGCGGAAATCGGTATGGGCGAGGCGGAGACAATCGACGCTTCGGTGGGGTTGGATTTCTCGCGAGATCCCGCCGACGCTGTCCGCGTCGCCACTTCGTTCTGGAGCTCCGTGAACCGCCGCGACTTCCTCAAGGAGACCGGGTCCGGCTTCGCCGTGTCCGCGTTCACCCTCCCCGTCACCCGCTGGCTGGTCAGCCCCGCCGACGAGACCGCCGACCACCGGGGCGGCCAGCAAGTCGGCCGCTCAGACCTGGACGAACTGCGCGAGGCCGCCGACCACGCCCGTCACTGGGACTCGAAGTATGGCGGCGGGAACTGGAAGTCCAGCTCCGTCACCGATTGCCTTGAGCACCGGGCGGCCCCGCTCCTGCAGGGCACCTTCTCCGACGACGTTGGCCGTGAACTCTTCAGCGTGACCGCCGAGTTGTCGCGGCTTGCCGGGTGGACGGCGTTCGACGTCGGGCAGCACGATGCCGCCCAGCGGCACTTCATCCAGGCTCTCCGCCTGGCCCGCGCGGGCGGGGATGTGCAGCTGGGCTGCTATGTCCTGACCACGATGGCCATGCAGTCCCTGATGCGGGGCTTCTCCTCCGAGGCCGTGGACATGGCCCAGGGAGCCTTCGAACGCGCCAAGGGGCAGGCGGCGCCGAGGGTGCTGGCGTTCACCAAGCTGATCGAGGCCCGCGCTCACGCCCGCGAGAACGACCCCCGGGCCGCCTCCCGGGCCCTGGCGGCCTCCGAGGATCTGCTGGTCCGGGCCAAGGCCGACAGCGGCGACGAGCCCGGATGGATCGACTTCTATCACCACGCCCGCCTCTCGGCGGACGCCGCCGAGGTCTTCCGCGACCTGAAGAACCCCAAGGCTGCCCTCGCCTGGAACAAGCAGGCCGTCGCGATGCCGACCGGGGTGTTCACCCGCTCTGTCGGGATGCGGCTCGCGATCGTTGGGACCGCCCATCTGCAGGCCCGCGACCTCGACCACGGTCTCGAGCTCGGCAACCGCTCCGTCGACATCCTCGCCCGCGTTCAGTCCAGCCGGGCCAAGGACTACGTCCGCGAGTTCAACGCGGCCCTGGCGCCCTGGCGGCGCGAGCCAGCCGTCTGCGAGTTCGTCCACCGCACCCGCTCCGAACTCGGCGTCGCCGCCTGA
- a CDS encoding DUF305 domain-containing protein, translating into MTRTHWAAITAVVLALLFAGAATVASAGGSGNDGANLRTPAATSADAGFARDMSVHHQQAVEMSFIVRDRTKDDEVRRLAYDIANTQANQRGMMLGWLDLWGLPKVSTDSEPMAWMMPDMKGAHATHSGHQAKDGSLMPGMATNTDLGRLGRAGGKQAEIEYLQLMIIHHNGGISMAEGCVKLCTVDTERNLAQGMVDAQRSEVGLMVDLLHKRGAEVRT; encoded by the coding sequence ATGACCCGTACGCACTGGGCGGCCATCACGGCGGTCGTGCTCGCGCTGCTCTTCGCGGGGGCCGCCACGGTGGCCTCCGCGGGCGGCAGCGGCAATGACGGCGCCAACTTGCGTACACCGGCGGCGACTTCTGCGGACGCCGGATTCGCGCGCGATATGTCGGTCCATCATCAGCAGGCGGTGGAGATGTCCTTCATCGTCCGGGACCGTACGAAGGACGACGAGGTGCGCCGCCTCGCGTACGACATCGCCAACACCCAGGCCAACCAGCGGGGGATGATGCTGGGCTGGCTGGATCTGTGGGGACTGCCGAAGGTCTCCACGGACAGCGAGCCGATGGCGTGGATGATGCCGGACATGAAGGGCGCTCACGCCACGCACTCCGGACATCAGGCCAAGGACGGCTCGCTGATGCCGGGCATGGCGACCAACACGGACCTGGGGCGGCTCGGCAGGGCCGGCGGCAAGCAGGCCGAGATCGAGTATCTCCAGCTGATGATCATCCACCACAACGGCGGCATCTCGATGGCCGAGGGCTGCGTGAAGCTCTGCACCGTGGATACGGAGCGGAATCTCGCCCAGGGAATGGTGGACGCCCAGCGCTCGGAGGTCGGACTGATGGTCGATCTGCTGCACAAGCGGGGTGCCGAAGTCCGTACCTGA
- a CDS encoding aldehyde dehydrogenase family protein, protein MVHSNAEQPADVVARLRATFRSGRTRPLSWRREQLTGLRTMLTERSQEFVAALRADLGKSEREVFRTEIGSTLGEIDNTLEHLEEWLRPEPAEVPERLRTATAWTVRDPLGVVLVIAPWNYPAHLLLAPVVGALAAGNCVVAKPSELAPATSRVLGELLPQFVDTDALAVVEGAVPETTALLEQHFDHIFYTGNGTVGRIVMRAAAEHLTPVTLELGGKSPAFVDQGTDLQTVASRLVATKFLNVGQTCVAPDYVLTDPVTASKLEDALETAVQQAYGDDPAASPEYGRIVNERHFDRLTGLLGSGRPVVGGEHDRAIRYFAPTVLAGVAPDSPVMSEEIFGPILPIVEVAGLDEAIAFINERDKPLALYAFTESTTTRDRLLAETSSGGVGFGLPLAHLTVSDLPFGGVGESGMGNYHGRYSLETFSHRKAVLDMPLG, encoded by the coding sequence ATGGTGCACTCAAACGCTGAACAGCCCGCCGATGTCGTCGCCCGGCTGCGTGCCACCTTCCGCAGCGGGCGTACCAGGCCGCTCTCCTGGCGCAGGGAGCAGCTGACCGGCCTGCGGACCATGCTGACCGAGCGCAGTCAGGAGTTCGTCGCCGCGCTCCGTGCGGACCTCGGCAAGAGTGAGCGCGAGGTGTTCCGTACCGAGATCGGCTCCACCTTGGGCGAGATCGACAACACCCTGGAACACCTGGAGGAGTGGCTGCGGCCCGAGCCCGCCGAGGTTCCCGAACGTCTCCGTACGGCGACCGCGTGGACGGTGCGTGACCCGTTGGGTGTCGTACTGGTCATCGCGCCGTGGAACTATCCGGCGCACCTGCTGCTCGCGCCGGTGGTCGGAGCGCTCGCCGCGGGCAACTGCGTCGTCGCCAAGCCGAGCGAGCTGGCTCCGGCCACCTCCCGGGTCCTCGGCGAGCTGCTGCCGCAGTTCGTCGACACCGATGCGCTGGCCGTGGTGGAAGGTGCCGTCCCGGAGACCACCGCCCTGCTGGAGCAGCACTTCGACCACATCTTCTACACCGGCAACGGAACCGTGGGCCGCATCGTGATGCGCGCGGCCGCCGAGCACCTCACCCCGGTGACTCTGGAACTCGGCGGGAAGTCGCCCGCGTTCGTCGACCAGGGAACGGACCTGCAGACGGTGGCGTCCCGGCTCGTGGCCACGAAGTTCCTCAACGTGGGGCAGACCTGCGTAGCCCCGGACTATGTGCTCACCGACCCGGTGACCGCGAGCAAGCTCGAGGACGCCCTGGAGACGGCGGTGCAGCAGGCGTACGGCGACGATCCGGCCGCCTCGCCCGAATACGGCCGGATCGTCAACGAACGGCACTTCGACCGGCTGACCGGCCTCCTCGGCTCGGGCCGTCCGGTCGTCGGGGGCGAGCACGACCGCGCGATCCGCTACTTCGCCCCGACCGTACTGGCGGGAGTGGCGCCGGACTCCCCGGTCATGTCCGAGGAGATCTTCGGCCCGATCCTGCCGATCGTGGAGGTCGCCGGCCTCGACGAGGCCATCGCGTTCATCAACGAGCGGGACAAGCCGTTGGCGCTGTACGCGTTCACGGAATCAACCACGACCCGCGACCGGCTGCTGGCGGAGACCTCCTCGGGCGGCGTCGGGTTCGGCCTCCCGCTGGCGCATCTCACGGTGTCCGATCTGCCCTTCGGAGGTGTCGGCGAGAGCGGCATGGGCAACTACCACGGCCGCTACTCCCTGGAGACCTTCAGCCACCGAAAGGCCGTGCTGGACATGCCGCTCGGCTGA
- a CDS encoding multicopper oxidase family protein, with product MRAHQTRRAVLGAAIAAAGAGVLAACSDSSGTGHGPMNHGGSAPTPTRQGYVAPEAPEGYVTANGAEVLSREKERGSGAVRTFKLTATATRLELGGGRTVRSWAYGDRLPGKEVRVTAGETLSLSLANNLPQDTSLHCHGISMRNDMDGVPGVTQQPIRPGAEFTYRFVVAHPGTYWFHPHSGVQLDRGMYAPLIVEDPKEPLSYDKEWVVLLDDWVDGVDGSTPDAVLAELNHGRAGHSGADMPSMVSPTGKAQGPSRVRKGTSRLLGGEAGDVAYPHYLINGRTADDPAQFTARPGDRIRLRIINAGGETAFRVALGGHTLTVTHTDGFPVQPTRTEALLVGMGERYDVLVTAKDGVFPLTALAEGKKASSMAVLRTGGGARPAPSVRPAELDGVVLKSAADLEPAESVALPRRKPDRIMRIKLTGGMEKYDWAFDDKPYSPDRLYAVRSGERVRMVFINATDMWHPIHLHGHTFALAGINGAGARKDTAAVLPHRKVTVDFDADNPGLWMLHCHNIYHSESGMMTTVAYRA from the coding sequence ATGCGCGCTCACCAAACTCGCCGTGCCGTGCTCGGCGCAGCAATCGCCGCCGCCGGTGCGGGAGTTCTGGCCGCCTGCTCCGACTCGTCGGGCACCGGCCACGGACCGATGAACCACGGGGGCAGCGCTCCGACGCCGACGCGGCAGGGCTATGTCGCCCCCGAAGCCCCGGAGGGCTATGTCACCGCCAATGGCGCGGAGGTCCTCAGTCGGGAGAAGGAACGAGGCTCCGGGGCCGTCCGCACCTTCAAGCTGACCGCCACGGCCACCCGGCTGGAGCTGGGCGGTGGCCGGACGGTCAGGTCGTGGGCGTACGGGGACCGGCTGCCGGGCAAGGAGGTGCGTGTCACGGCCGGCGAGACCCTCTCACTCTCCCTCGCCAACAACCTGCCGCAGGACACCTCGCTGCACTGTCACGGCATCTCGATGCGCAATGACATGGACGGGGTGCCGGGTGTGACACAGCAGCCGATCCGCCCCGGTGCGGAGTTCACGTACCGCTTCGTGGTCGCCCACCCGGGGACGTACTGGTTCCATCCGCACTCGGGTGTGCAGCTGGACCGCGGTATGTACGCCCCGCTGATCGTGGAGGACCCGAAGGAGCCGCTGTCGTACGACAAGGAGTGGGTCGTCCTCCTGGACGACTGGGTGGACGGGGTCGACGGCTCCACACCGGACGCGGTCCTGGCGGAGCTGAACCACGGCAGGGCCGGGCACTCGGGCGCGGACATGCCGTCCATGGTGTCCCCGACCGGGAAGGCGCAAGGCCCGTCGCGGGTCAGGAAAGGCACCAGCCGGCTGCTCGGCGGCGAGGCGGGCGATGTCGCCTACCCGCACTACCTGATCAACGGGCGTACGGCGGACGACCCTGCACAGTTCACCGCCAGGCCCGGCGACCGCATCCGGCTGCGCATCATCAACGCCGGCGGTGAGACGGCCTTCCGGGTGGCGCTCGGCGGCCACACGCTGACGGTCACCCACACCGACGGCTTCCCCGTCCAGCCCACCAGGACCGAAGCCCTGCTGGTGGGCATGGGCGAGCGGTACGACGTGCTGGTCACCGCCAAGGACGGGGTCTTTCCGCTCACCGCCCTCGCCGAAGGCAAGAAGGCCTCGTCGATGGCCGTCCTGCGCACCGGCGGCGGGGCGCGCCCCGCGCCGTCCGTGCGTCCGGCGGAGCTCGACGGGGTGGTGCTGAAGTCGGCCGCTGACCTCGAACCCGCCGAGTCGGTGGCACTGCCCCGGCGCAAGCCGGACCGCATCATGCGGATCAAGCTGACCGGAGGCATGGAGAAGTACGACTGGGCCTTCGACGACAAGCCCTACTCCCCGGACCGGCTCTATGCGGTTCGATCCGGCGAGCGGGTCCGCATGGTGTTCATCAACGCCACGGACATGTGGCATCCCATCCATCTGCACGGCCACACCTTCGCCCTGGCGGGCATCAACGGTGCCGGCGCCCGCAAGGACACGGCGGCGGTTCTGCCGCACCGCAAAGTGACCGTGGACTTCGACGCCGACAATCCGGGCCTGTGGATGCTGCACTGCCACAACATCTACCACTCGGAGTCCGGGATGATGACGACCGTCGCCTACCGCGCGTAG